From the genome of Clostridium sp. BNL1100, one region includes:
- a CDS encoding HlyD family efflux transporter periplasmic adaptor subunit yields the protein MKEVLVEINELTDSREMYHSKPHPFVWVFTYILIGLVVMAVIWAAFGKKEIVVKAPGQVRPESGISTVRNIMGGELKSTYYKQGMSAKAGDILYIIKHDNLLMEKESAEEKLKELEKELENLKIYRNCITTEENNFDSNSEPVYYEKVRKLLMDIRFSQTDTAYKTTKLSEEKILNSTQLNKNLKEIEYLKKYIKSLDSDKNYLNSGNELEKQYKQQYDKYLIAKTEIQRKYDQQDNEIKSNSPEAMKQSLEEEKSHLKAYQTLKKSVSESKNNFPAGDRYSYLYTDYENRLNLLKNTYDEKKRIYEAYLSLSGIAITKSELEDARVQMQNSQGEYTSYKSKFLSELEKDINNSEISIKEKESKLSGTQGKQGLLDLNEKDRKNSLKALYLQERNDAAQAIDSLTDTADTLRQKNVLSDAELKTITDADGNNNDSLNYSLVERTKVQELVAADEKIKAVADSITGLKENIKKLQLSINNAIVKASVNGEVNIITEMYPGDLVAAGAEILTIIPDTNSAFKMQITVSNKDIGEIHTGDTVKYSFAALPYREYGQAAGKITSISKDAVNNADGQSYYTVEATVPVTKMMGSSGRQGEIKAGMICEANVITKEKSFLRYFLEKINLLD from the coding sequence ATGAAGGAAGTATTAGTTGAAATAAATGAACTTACAGACAGCCGTGAAATGTACCATTCTAAGCCTCATCCCTTCGTGTGGGTATTTACATATATTTTGATTGGGTTGGTTGTAATGGCTGTGATATGGGCGGCTTTTGGCAAAAAGGAAATAGTTGTAAAAGCCCCCGGACAGGTAAGACCCGAATCAGGAATTAGTACTGTCAGGAACATTATGGGGGGAGAACTGAAAAGCACTTATTACAAACAAGGAATGTCAGCAAAGGCTGGTGATATTCTATACATAATCAAACACGACAATTTGTTAATGGAAAAAGAGTCCGCAGAAGAAAAGCTTAAAGAATTGGAAAAAGAACTGGAAAACCTTAAAATATATAGAAATTGCATTACTACGGAAGAAAACAATTTTGATTCGAATAGTGAGCCTGTATATTATGAAAAAGTAAGAAAACTTCTGATGGACATAAGATTTTCACAAACAGACACGGCATATAAAACTACAAAGCTTAGTGAAGAAAAGATTCTGAACAGCACACAACTCAATAAAAACCTTAAAGAAATAGAATACTTAAAAAAGTATATAAAATCCTTGGATAGCGATAAAAATTATTTGAATTCGGGAAATGAACTGGAAAAGCAATACAAACAACAATATGATAAGTACCTCATAGCAAAGACAGAAATACAAAGAAAATACGACCAACAGGATAATGAAATAAAGAGTAACAGCCCCGAAGCCATGAAACAATCATTAGAAGAGGAAAAATCTCATTTAAAGGCATATCAGACACTCAAAAAGAGCGTCAGTGAATCAAAAAATAATTTTCCGGCCGGGGACAGGTATTCGTACCTTTACACAGATTATGAAAATAGATTGAACTTGCTGAAAAATACATACGATGAGAAAAAAAGAATATACGAGGCATACCTTTCACTTAGCGGAATAGCCATTACAAAATCCGAACTGGAGGATGCACGTGTACAAATGCAGAATTCCCAAGGTGAATACACTTCATACAAAAGCAAGTTTTTATCCGAATTGGAAAAAGACATAAATAATTCTGAAATAAGCATAAAGGAAAAGGAAAGCAAGCTTTCCGGGACACAAGGCAAACAGGGACTTCTTGATTTAAATGAGAAGGACAGGAAAAACAGCTTGAAAGCATTGTATTTACAGGAGAGGAATGATGCAGCTCAGGCAATAGACAGTTTAACCGATACAGCCGATACTCTAAGACAAAAAAATGTGCTTTCCGATGCAGAACTTAAAACCATAACAGATGCTGATGGCAATAATAATGACTCTCTTAATTATTCACTGGTGGAAAGAACAAAGGTTCAGGAATTGGTTGCCGCTGATGAAAAGATTAAAGCAGTAGCAGACAGTATTACAGGACTTAAAGAAAATATAAAAAAACTGCAATTAAGTATTAACAATGCCATTGTAAAGGCCAGTGTAAATGGGGAAGTTAACATAATAACAGAAATGTATCCGGGAGACTTGGTGGCAGCAGGCGCTGAAATATTAACAATAATACCTGACACAAATTCAGCTTTTAAAATGCAGATAACTGTCAGTAACAAAGACATCGGTGAAATACATACAGGGGATACGGTTAAATACAGCTTTGCAGCTCTACCTTACAGGGAATATGGTCAGGCAGCAGGAAAGATAACAAGTATATCAAAGGATGCGGTGAACAATGCAGACGGACAAAGCTACTATACTGTTGAAGCAACAGTTCCGGTAACAAAAATGATGGGCAGTTCCGGAAGACAGGGAGAAATAAAGGCAGGAATGATATGTGAAGCAAATGTAATAACCAAGGAAAAGAGCTTTTTACGTTATTTCCTTGAAAAAATAAATCTGCTTGATTAA
- a CDS encoding peptidase domain-containing ABC transporter, translating to MNTPFKRYYCVKQHDITDCGAACLATISKQYGFKTSITKIRETAGTDKQGTNAYGLIKAAESLGFTAKGVKGNQEAFFSEFPLPCIAHVVVDGTLLHYVVIHKITKKKVLVADPGRGMLEYTPEDFFKIWTGVLVLMVPNVSFSKGNETKGLFSRFFNLLLPQKKLLINIFLTSLVYTVLGILGSFYFKFLIDDILQYNLEKTLHVISIGIILLYLFQTLLGAFRSHMILYLSQKIDIPLILGYYQHVLGLPMNFFGTRKVGEIVSRFMDASKVRDAISGATLTIMIDTLMALAGAIILYTQNSTLFLIAAIIGVIYGVIVFAFNKPIKKINQEQMEENAQLTSYLVESLNGIETVKSFNAEGEAALKTETRFVKLLRSIFKGGIINNVRSSITSFAALAGGIVILWAGAWNVIKGSMSVGQLLTFNALLGYFLDPIKNLINLQPMLQTAIVASDRLGEIFDLELEKCQNEGEKIKPVDLKGDISFKNVDFRYGTRSLVLKNIDFKIKQGEKIALVGESGSGKTTLVKLLLNLYTWEKGEITIKDYNIKDISFESLREKLAYISQDIFMFSGTIRENLTLGSQNTDMEQIIDACRMAQAHDFINKLPLRYETYLEENGTNLSGGQKQRLAIARAILKKPDIFIMDEATSNLDSITERAIEETLETVCSGVTTIIIAHRLSTIKRCDRIYVMEEGSIIEQGSHQELMELGGKYFELWKGQLPETATYSMTGGGL from the coding sequence ATGAATACCCCATTTAAACGCTATTATTGTGTCAAGCAGCATGATATCACTGATTGCGGTGCAGCATGTCTTGCAACTATAAGTAAGCAATATGGATTTAAAACATCAATAACAAAGATAAGAGAAACGGCTGGCACCGACAAACAAGGTACAAATGCATATGGATTGATAAAGGCAGCTGAAAGTCTGGGTTTCACAGCAAAAGGAGTGAAGGGCAATCAGGAGGCCTTTTTTTCTGAGTTTCCGCTACCGTGCATAGCCCATGTTGTAGTTGACGGAACGTTATTGCACTATGTTGTAATACATAAAATAACTAAAAAAAAGGTTTTGGTTGCTGACCCGGGAAGGGGTATGTTAGAGTACACACCGGAGGATTTTTTTAAAATATGGACAGGTGTACTTGTTCTGATGGTTCCCAATGTTTCCTTTAGCAAAGGGAATGAAACAAAAGGTCTGTTTTCACGATTTTTCAATCTGCTTCTCCCACAAAAGAAGCTCTTAATAAATATTTTTTTAACATCTTTAGTATATACGGTGTTAGGAATTCTAGGTTCATTTTATTTTAAATTTTTAATTGATGATATTCTGCAATACAACCTTGAAAAAACCCTTCATGTAATTTCCATAGGCATAATTCTGCTTTACCTTTTTCAGACCTTGTTGGGAGCTTTCAGGTCTCATATGATACTGTATCTGTCACAGAAAATAGATATCCCTCTCATATTGGGCTACTATCAGCATGTTCTTGGACTTCCTATGAATTTCTTCGGTACAAGGAAGGTCGGAGAAATTGTTTCAAGATTTATGGATGCATCAAAGGTAAGGGATGCAATTTCAGGTGCTACTCTTACAATTATGATTGACACGCTGATGGCGCTGGCAGGAGCAATCATACTATATACACAGAATTCTACACTTTTTTTAATAGCAGCCATTATAGGGGTAATATATGGAGTTATTGTTTTTGCATTTAACAAACCAATAAAGAAAATAAATCAGGAGCAGATGGAGGAGAATGCGCAACTTACCTCTTATCTTGTTGAATCGTTGAATGGTATCGAAACTGTAAAGTCCTTTAATGCTGAGGGCGAAGCAGCACTAAAAACCGAAACAAGGTTTGTAAAGCTGCTCCGCTCTATATTCAAAGGCGGTATAATTAATAATGTACGTTCATCAATTACATCCTTTGCTGCACTGGCTGGAGGCATAGTTATCTTGTGGGCGGGTGCATGGAATGTAATTAAGGGCAGCATGTCCGTAGGGCAGCTTTTAACTTTTAATGCGCTGCTGGGATATTTTCTTGATCCCATAAAAAACCTCATCAATCTACAGCCAATGTTGCAAACCGCAATAGTAGCATCAGACCGACTCGGAGAAATTTTTGACCTTGAATTGGAAAAGTGCCAAAATGAAGGCGAAAAAATAAAACCTGTTGATCTAAAGGGAGATATTTCCTTTAAAAATGTTGATTTCAGGTATGGAACACGTTCTCTGGTATTAAAAAATATTGATTTTAAAATAAAGCAGGGTGAAAAAATTGCTTTGGTAGGGGAAAGCGGATCAGGTAAAACTACGCTGGTCAAGCTTTTATTAAATCTATATACATGGGAAAAAGGTGAGATCACGATAAAAGACTATAATATAAAGGATATATCCTTTGAGTCTCTCAGAGAAAAGCTTGCCTACATTTCTCAGGATATTTTTATGTTCAGCGGAACAATCCGGGAAAATCTTACCTTGGGTAGCCAAAATACTGATATGGAGCAAATAATTGATGCATGCAGAATGGCACAGGCACATGATTTTATAAACAAGCTTCCATTGCGGTATGAAACTTATCTTGAAGAAAATGGAACAAATTTATCGGGAGGGCAAAAGCAAAGGCTTGCAATAGCCAGAGCAATTTTAAAAAAACCTGACATATTTATAATGGACGAAGCCACCAGCAATCTGGATTCGATTACCGAAAGGGCCATTGAAGAAACACTGGAGACCGTGTGCAGCGGTGTAACTACCATTATAATAGCCCACAGATTAAGCACCATTAAACGCTGTGACAGGATATATGTAATGGAGGAAGGCAGTATTATTGAACAGGGTAGCCATCAGGAACTTATGGAACTTGGAGGTAAATATTTTGAATTATGGAAGGGCCAGTTGCCCGAAACAGCTACATATTCAATGACAGGAGGGGGACTTTAG
- a CDS encoding GHKL domain-containing protein, whose translation MLGILGNSLIDLISSIFEILIFVFMISIFLDFTERAKENVILYFVIYGLLKVAKIIFPILFLVDFITSLFVLIFVFTAFKGNFAHKIFAFCTAVCLNYVIDIFIISFTNMGFNYNLFFSTLSGGIRGIWVTVIKLILFILLYILMKNFATNTTLKINILSSVQTLILIMLPAFSFATITILDWGVRNFVNIPINTSAFLLIASLCTIIYNVIVMILIDKMILNKKYKHLNEMSEAQLRTQFNHYEQIMSKNQETRKLKHDMKNHLRLIRTLIENNDIDEAKELLDEIEDTMRGLDLEISSGNSITDAILNEKNKMAHNLGIKFDFSGILPRENFINPFDISTIFSNALDNAIEAAVKSDDSERFIKVSTYIQGKCLFILMENSVEKDIKITGKEIETTKQNKEQHGFGLKNINDSVGKYGGSLSTICENKVFKLEILLNIKI comes from the coding sequence ATGCTAGGAATTTTGGGAAACAGCCTAATTGACTTGATTTCAAGTATATTTGAAATATTGATTTTTGTTTTTATGATTTCAATATTTTTAGATTTTACCGAAAGAGCCAAAGAAAATGTAATATTATACTTTGTTATATACGGATTACTTAAAGTTGCTAAAATTATTTTTCCTATTTTGTTTTTAGTTGATTTTATCACTTCTTTATTTGTACTAATTTTTGTTTTTACTGCTTTTAAAGGGAACTTTGCACACAAAATATTTGCATTTTGTACAGCGGTTTGCCTTAACTATGTTATTGATATTTTTATTATCTCCTTTACAAATATGGGATTTAACTATAATTTGTTTTTCAGTACATTATCCGGAGGTATAAGAGGAATATGGGTTACAGTAATCAAGCTAATACTGTTCATACTTTTATATATTCTGATGAAAAACTTTGCTACAAATACAACATTGAAAATAAATATATTATCATCTGTACAGACTTTAATTCTCATCATGCTTCCTGCCTTCAGCTTTGCCACCATCACAATTCTCGACTGGGGAGTAAGGAATTTTGTAAACATCCCTATAAATACCTCTGCATTTCTGCTTATTGCATCTTTATGTACTATAATATACAACGTAATAGTAATGATTTTAATTGATAAGATGATTCTTAATAAAAAATATAAACATCTCAATGAAATGTCCGAAGCTCAACTACGAACCCAGTTCAATCATTACGAACAGATAATGAGTAAAAACCAGGAAACCAGAAAGCTAAAGCATGATATGAAAAATCACTTAAGATTGATTAGGACCCTGATTGAAAATAATGATATTGATGAAGCAAAGGAACTGCTTGACGAAATTGAGGATACTATGCGTGGACTTGACCTTGAAATAAGCAGTGGTAATAGTATCACAGATGCAATATTAAACGAAAAGAATAAGATGGCACATAACTTGGGAATAAAATTTGATTTTTCCGGGATATTGCCAAGGGAAAACTTTATAAATCCATTTGATATCAGTACAATTTTTTCAAATGCTCTGGATAATGCTATAGAAGCAGCTGTGAAATCCGATGATTCTGAGCGGTTTATCAAGGTTTCCACCTACATTCAAGGTAAATGCCTGTTTATTCTAATGGAAAATTCAGTTGAAAAGGATATAAAAATTACAGGAAAAGAGATTGAAACTACAAAACAAAACAAGGAACAACACGGCTTTGGACTTAAAAATATCAATGATAGTGTGGGAAAATATGGTGGTAGCCTGAGCACCATATGTGAAAATAAAGTATTCAAGCTGGAAATATTACTTAATATAAAAATATGA
- a CDS encoding LytTR family DNA-binding domain-containing protein, with the protein MIRISLCDDENQITGTLAANIIGIRPDIEVLSYDCGEDLLDSKYLYNDIVLLDIEMTGINGIETARELRKGGYEGMIIFLTSHKEMVFDSFQVKPYNYIVKPIDIDKVNSILKNAINEVIDRKTTHFEAVCNNHTFRIQIEDIYYLECNGRKIDIHSKNGTITILGKMNQIEASLRNKQFFRCHKGYLVNLEHVCEFSNNEIILTNNQKVLISRLKINSFKEAFRAFMKGNIKC; encoded by the coding sequence ATGATACGAATTTCCCTTTGTGATGATGAAAATCAAATTACTGGAACATTAGCCGCTAATATAATAGGCATAAGGCCTGATATAGAAGTACTTTCCTATGATTGTGGAGAGGATTTGCTTGACAGTAAGTATCTATATAACGATATTGTATTACTGGATATTGAAATGACCGGAATAAACGGTATTGAAACAGCCCGTGAGCTTCGCAAAGGCGGCTATGAGGGAATGATTATATTTCTTACATCTCACAAGGAAATGGTTTTTGATTCTTTTCAGGTCAAGCCGTACAACTATATTGTAAAACCCATTGATATAGACAAAGTTAACAGTATTCTCAAAAATGCGATAAATGAAGTTATAGACAGGAAAACTACCCATTTTGAAGCGGTATGTAACAATCATACTTTCAGAATTCAAATAGAGGATATTTACTACCTTGAGTGTAACGGGAGAAAAATTGACATTCATTCAAAAAACGGAACAATTACGATTTTGGGGAAAATGAATCAAATAGAAGCCTCTCTCAGAAACAAGCAGTTTTTCAGATGTCATAAGGGTTATCTTGTAAATCTTGAGCATGTTTGCGAATTTTCAAATAATGAGATTATTTTGACCAACAACCAGAAAGTTTTAATCAGCAGACTAAAGATTAATTCATTCAAGGAGGCTTTCAGGGCGTTTATGAAAGGAAATATAAAATGCTAG
- the secA2 gene encoding accessory Sec system translocase SecA2 encodes MFLKRKKGIKPAQYKVLVNIINEKDFTILSDSELKQLINTYKKNYFQYLDNNDISNIRDNRQFANEYMTECYAITKEICRRVLCLDPYDSQLLTGIALYFGKIAELPTGEGKTLAAVFPAVLNALMGKGVHVFTFNDYLSKRDAQWMQEIYEFWGLKASYIQENMDRFQRRNAYLADITYVTPKEAGFDYLRDSIVYDKNEIVHRPFNCVIVDEADAILIDEARTPLVIAGSIGTQHQIDNRLLELIGLLRRNIDFMTDENSRNVYLTEKGSSVVENYLGCGNLYSRKNVETLTDINNLLHAKVLLKQDIDYIIKEGQIEIIDEFTGRVADRRKWDYGLQMALEALHGIKCTASNRILGKISIQNFISLYPEISGMTATAKSSEDEFRSTYEHDVYVVRPNKKCIRIDNDDYVFTHKEAKYNAVVKEVCTSHNVGRPVLIGTSSIKESEMLAAMLKQRGIECVVLNAKNDEEEAKIIALAGRFGAVTVSTNMAGRGVDIKLGGEDSPEERKRVLELGGLYVIGTSRNECVRIDNQLRGRAGRQGDPGSSRFFISLEDDLLVQFGIKKVIPSKYYGFRQEERIDDSKLLSLICHIQRVVNGQNFEIRKTLGRYSYLLEWQRRTFFKSRFDVLSCNVPGILSIEKKELYKELCSKYGKERVDEIQRKISLNCMDEVWYDFLEYCENIKEGINLVSAGRKDPVDEFNRHSINKFEQLREEIDGKILHALENTDFSMDDSELADKGLQTPSATWTYIINDSIKVKNFSIFSRL; translated from the coding sequence ATGTTTTTAAAAAGAAAAAAAGGTATAAAGCCGGCACAGTACAAAGTGTTGGTTAACATAATAAACGAAAAAGACTTTACAATACTTTCTGATTCTGAGTTGAAGCAATTAATAAATACTTATAAAAAAAACTATTTCCAGTATCTTGATAATAACGATATTTCCAATATTCGTGACAATCGGCAATTTGCTAACGAATACATGACTGAATGCTATGCAATTACGAAAGAGATATGCAGACGAGTGTTATGTCTTGACCCGTATGATTCACAACTATTGACGGGAATAGCACTATATTTTGGAAAAATTGCAGAACTGCCAACAGGAGAGGGAAAAACCCTTGCGGCAGTCTTCCCGGCAGTTTTAAATGCCCTCATGGGAAAAGGTGTTCATGTCTTTACTTTTAATGATTACCTTTCGAAAAGAGATGCCCAATGGATGCAGGAAATATATGAATTTTGGGGATTAAAAGCATCATATATTCAGGAAAACATGGACAGGTTTCAAAGAAGGAATGCTTATTTGGCTGACATAACATATGTTACGCCAAAAGAAGCAGGTTTTGATTATTTAAGGGATTCCATAGTTTATGATAAAAATGAAATTGTACATAGGCCGTTCAACTGTGTAATTGTTGACGAGGCAGACGCAATTCTTATTGATGAAGCCAGAACACCTCTGGTTATAGCAGGGAGCATTGGGACTCAACACCAAATAGATAACCGACTTTTAGAACTGATAGGGTTATTAAGGCGGAATATAGATTTTATGACTGATGAGAACAGCAGAAATGTTTATTTAACTGAAAAAGGAAGTTCTGTAGTCGAAAATTACCTTGGCTGCGGGAATCTGTATAGCCGTAAGAACGTTGAAACACTTACGGATATTAACAATCTCCTGCATGCAAAAGTCCTTTTAAAACAAGATATTGATTATATTATTAAAGAAGGACAGATTGAAATTATTGATGAATTTACAGGTAGAGTTGCGGACAGAAGAAAATGGGATTATGGTCTACAGATGGCCTTGGAAGCTCTTCACGGAATTAAATGCACAGCCAGTAATAGAATACTTGGAAAAATATCAATTCAGAATTTCATAAGCTTATATCCTGAAATTTCAGGGATGACGGCAACGGCAAAGTCGTCTGAGGATGAATTCAGGAGTACATATGAACATGATGTATATGTTGTTCGGCCAAATAAAAAATGTATTCGCATTGATAACGATGATTATGTTTTTACTCATAAAGAAGCAAAATACAATGCTGTAGTTAAAGAGGTATGTACTTCTCATAATGTGGGGCGTCCTGTACTTATAGGGACTTCCAGCATAAAGGAGTCCGAGATGCTGGCAGCTATGCTCAAACAACGGGGGATAGAATGTGTTGTATTAAATGCAAAGAATGATGAAGAGGAAGCTAAAATAATCGCACTTGCCGGAAGGTTTGGAGCTGTTACCGTTTCTACCAATATGGCAGGGCGTGGAGTGGACATAAAGCTGGGCGGAGAGGACTCTCCCGAAGAAAGAAAAAGGGTTCTGGAATTGGGAGGCCTTTATGTTATAGGTACTAGCAGAAATGAATGTGTCAGGATAGATAATCAGTTGAGGGGTAGGGCAGGTAGGCAGGGTGACCCCGGCTCTTCACGTTTTTTTATAAGCTTGGAAGACGATTTACTAGTCCAATTTGGCATTAAAAAAGTTATCCCATCAAAATACTATGGATTCAGACAAGAGGAAAGAATTGATGACAGTAAGCTTTTGTCATTGATATGCCATATACAGAGAGTAGTCAACGGTCAGAATTTTGAGATAAGAAAAACATTGGGAAGATACTCATATCTGCTTGAATGGCAAAGAAGGACATTCTTTAAAAGCAGGTTTGATGTCTTATCTTGCAATGTCCCAGGGATTTTGTCCATTGAAAAAAAAGAGCTGTATAAAGAGCTGTGCAGTAAGTATGGAAAAGAAAGGGTTGATGAAATTCAGAGAAAAATATCTCTTAATTGTATGGACGAGGTCTGGTATGATTTTCTTGAATACTGCGAAAACATAAAGGAAGGAATAAATCTGGTGTCGGCAGGCAGAAAAGACCCTGTGGACGAGTTTAACAGGCATAGTATCAATAAATTTGAACAACTCCGGGAAGAAATCGATGGGAAAATACTCCATGCTCTCGAAAATACTGACTTTTCCATGGATGACAGTGAGCTGGCTGATAAGGGACTGCAAACCCCGTCGGCTACCTGGACTTATATAATTAACGATAGCATTAAAGTGAAAAATTTCTCGATTTTCAGCAGATTATAA
- a CDS encoding galactokinase, translating into MNKNYDELKDKFCHIYGGEKEDLRIFSAPGRVNLIGEHIDYCGGYVLPAALSLDSTVIARPNGKNVLGLAATDLPNRVEISLGDLESAKELKWGNYQAGVAFMLQKAGYSLTGVDMLFHDTVPLGSGLSSSAAIELVTAVTLVTLGNEANDINKHVDMVEMAVLGQKTENEFCGVSCGIMDQFASAMGRKEHAILLDCGGLKYKYLPLKLDGFRIVLGNTKKKRALGESKYNERVSECAEGLRILRQYMTDKNNLCDITLDEFEQYKSKIKNEVIRKRVTHVIGENARVLKAADALQRNDIYELGRLMVEANDSIRDLYEVTGRELDIMTAEALKVDGVIGARMTGAGFGGCNVNIVREDKVELFINQVGRNYKDRTGLTPEFYISETGDGAREITP; encoded by the coding sequence ATGAACAAGAACTATGATGAACTGAAAGATAAGTTTTGCCATATTTACGGAGGAGAAAAAGAGGATTTACGAATTTTTTCCGCACCCGGCAGGGTAAATCTTATCGGGGAACATATTGACTATTGCGGAGGATATGTACTTCCGGCAGCATTAAGTCTGGATTCAACTGTAATAGCACGGCCAAACGGAAAAAATGTTCTGGGTCTTGCGGCAACCGATTTGCCGAATAGGGTTGAAATCAGTCTGGGTGACCTTGAGAGTGCAAAAGAATTGAAATGGGGGAATTATCAGGCAGGAGTGGCATTTATGCTTCAGAAGGCAGGCTACAGCCTCACAGGGGTAGATATGCTGTTTCATGATACGGTACCTCTGGGGTCGGGACTTTCTTCATCAGCCGCTATAGAACTGGTTACTGCAGTTACACTGGTGACGCTGGGCAACGAGGCAAATGACATTAATAAGCATGTAGATATGGTGGAAATGGCGGTATTAGGCCAAAAGACTGAAAATGAATTCTGCGGGGTCAGCTGTGGAATTATGGATCAGTTTGCTTCCGCCATGGGAAGAAAGGAACATGCAATCCTGCTGGACTGTGGGGGATTAAAATATAAATATTTACCTCTTAAACTTGATGGGTTCAGGATTGTTCTTGGAAATACAAAGAAAAAGCGTGCACTTGGAGAATCGAAATATAATGAAAGAGTCAGTGAATGTGCCGAGGGTTTAAGAATACTAAGGCAATATATGACTGACAAAAATAACCTGTGTGATATAACATTAGATGAGTTTGAACAATATAAATCAAAAATAAAAAATGAAGTAATCAGAAAAAGGGTAACTCACGTTATAGGTGAAAATGCCAGAGTACTGAAAGCAGCAGATGCTTTGCAGAGAAATGATATATATGAACTGGGAAGATTAATGGTGGAGGCAAATGATTCAATCAGGGATTTATATGAAGTGACAGGCAGGGAGCTTGATATTATGACAGCGGAGGCCTTAAAGGTAGATGGTGTTATTGGTGCAAGAATGACAGGGGCTGGCTTTGGAGGCTGCAATGTAAATATAGTGCGGGAAGATAAGGTTGAACTTTTTATAAATCAGGTTGGCAGGAATTACAAAGACCGGACAGGCTTGACTCCTGAATTCTATATAAGTGAGACAGGTGACGGTGCAAGAGAGATAACTCCTTAA